The genomic window GGCAAATGCTCAGAGGTAGAAGAAGGCATGCAAAGGTCAGGCAATAATTTGCACATGAAAACTGTACTCTAATTGAAATATGGAATACATGAAATAAACAATGCAAGGTAAGGCTTAAAAGCTGAACACAGAAATTGGAAGGTCATGAATGCCAAACTAATGAGGTTATatcctaaagaaaaagaaatttcactgATGCTTTTTGACCTGATATAatgctcttttttattatttattattatattcacattagaatcaaaactaagtattagttccaagacaaaatagcagtaaggtctaggtaaTGTATCTCATGtaatctgcccagggtcacttagctaggaagtgtctaaaaccagatttaatcccagggcctcctgtctctgaaCTTGATGCTCAATTCATTGAATCCCTATCTGCCCCCAATGATACTCTAAGGATCTACAGATCCAGCGTCCTGAACCATTCTCCTGGTTCAGTCCACCCAAGAGAGAATCCCTCAGGAACCTAGGAATAATTGGCTTTCAAAGTCTCTGGGACCATTCTGTGCCCAGAATACATCACCTGTTCTCAGACAGGCAAAGAGTTAATCTGGTTGATTCTTTGTCACATCCTGGAGGAAAGCACTGAAGTAAGTATTCAGGGATTTGAAGGCTTGGAGCTTTCCCTCCTGGGACTCCAGGGAGAAGAATAAAAAGTCTTATCTTGTTTCTTACAAGGGCATTCACTGAATTTTCAGATGAGTTCCTTGTCAAATACAAATTTCCCTTTCCTACAAGTAGGATAACTGGAGCCGGAGCTTGGTGAGCTAAATTAAGTGTGTAAGTCTAGTAATTGAGGTGCCTGGTGGGAAGGGGgaatactatatatttataaatatcattaaaCTATCTCATCTCAGATTTGTATAGGATACAAATCCCATCTGGAggcaagaaaacaaataaaacaacctCAGGTAATAGAGGCTTCTGGTTATGAAAGAATCAGAGAGCAGATATGGATAATATTTTTGTTGTAGAACTAATATGTTTATGTTATAATATCATGTTAGTAAATATATTAcatcaatatttttttcatctgtaaagtgaaggaaaTTGTCTAGATAGACTCTGATGTCCCTTCTACCTGTAGATACATGATTCTATGTGTTTGGGAGTGGAAAGTAAGTGGTCTACCTCTGCCAGAGTATATAATGGGGGAGAGGGCTCATATTGCTATATGAGAGCAtaagataaagtcaaaagatAGCTAGATGTTGTAAGGGTTAACACACTAATATGGCATAGTCATATGAAGTTTACAAGTCTCTATTGTCTCTGACAGAATTTCAAAAAAGTGTAATCTCttggaataaattaattaaatcactcttgatgagtcttatttccttcctttctagtcataaaaagggaaattccattgAGTTATGTGTGGGATAAAATATGGAGGCAATTTTAACTTCAGTTAAAGGAGAAATGAACTATAATTTTCTATGAActatattctgtttttttaaagaaacaaatcaCCTCCAAACTAACACACATAAACTATTTGTGTAACCTACAATAGTCATTTGGCTTCCCTAGACCTCACATcctaattagaaaaatgagagtttgACTGGATGTGGCCCACCATAGTCTCAAGTAGGTACCTGagtatttagcaaaataaataaaaacacaataaagcATTAATAATATTGACATATGGCTTTAAGTTAATATTTGGCCAGCAGATATCCTTACCCATGGTTTATTGTTGGCCCCCatctttctatttaagtttgaaaTCACTGGCAAATTTTTGTAGGCATCAGTGTCAAGTTATGAACTAGGCttcaaaagttttcattttataagtCCATGATGGGGAGGGCAAAGGTTATGGTCAATATAGCAAAtcatgtaaaaatgaataaaccaAAATGAATTTAGACTTTTAGTGTACATAAGCTTAATATGATTCATTAATATGActtggaaataaaaagaactgaatgttttttagGCTGCAATCAGAGGTACAAGACTGTCTGGAGCAACAGAGATGATGACTTCACTGTACTCTGCTCTAATTCAATTCCATGTGTATGAGCATCAAATGACGTGGGAAATAGAGACCAGGCTAGACAAAACTGCTCTAAGGAGCCAAAATAAGAAATGTGGGTAATCTGATCACTATCTTCAAAACTGTTAGAACCTGGCAAGCAAAATaagagtaaatttttttttttcagatctgcCCCACAGATGTGAACTAGCACCAATGGGAAAAAGCTATCAGTAGGCATATTCTAGTtcaatataaagagaaatttcCTAATAGTTATTCAGATATAAAATAGGCTGCCATTGAGAAGTAGTGAAGTACCTATAAAAGCATACTAGGAAGAAAATTAGGCTTGGTATCAGAGGCAATGGGAGCTAGGTGCTAGATCTACCACCATTTGGGCAAACTTGAATAAGCCAGTCTCTCTAGAAAccagttttctcatttcataGTGAGAAGGCAGGACTCGACTTCAAAGGTATGTTTGAGTTCAAAACAACTATCTCATCATTTAAAGTGGACATTATAGGACCAATTTTTAGGGATGAACTAGATGGGTCTTTTTCTCAGAGAAAGGATGTGCTAGAGTTGTAGGTAAAGCAGGAGATCCCTTCTGGTTTTGTGATATGACTCTCTTTTAGAAtattcaaatatcatttttctttaatataatcaaaggtAACATATAATGAATAGGGAGTTGGCTTCAAAACCAGGAAGATTTTTGTGTCAGTCCCAATTTTGGACTAAGTCCCTTAACTCGAAGTGCCCGTATACAACTCTCTAACATCATAGTTATCCAAGATGTTAACCTTCATTGATAAAGGAAATCCCTTATCAACACAATCAATATCAATGATATTTCTACTCTAAAATAAATCATACTATTCTTgaacaataaaaaggaaatatgaattaATATTCAGGATTCTACCCATCAAGATTCATCTGAAGAATTTTTTGTTCATTGTAAGGTCAGAGATCATTAAGCTACAGTTGCAACTTCTCTTTTACAAaaaagttcctcatctataaaatgagatcataccTCACCAAGTTATTATCAGGAAAGCAGGTTGTAGAGCTTAAAGTGTATGAATAGCACATATACTTATAGGTGAATAACATTTTAtgtgtacataatatataaaattgatatgcatatgtatgtatgcaggTGGatagcactttattttttatattaattttattttattgattaattaagaaaaattttccatagttacattattcatgttctttccctctcttcctcccatcctGGATAGCACTTTATATAAGCTATATATGCACATCTGTACAGATGTCTGTgaataacattttataaattatatttgcaTGCATGTATAATTGGCTCTCATTACTCAATTTGGcacatttttcctttgctgggacATAAAATACTCTCCCCATTTATTCTTCTCCTCATTCAAAGTGCCCAGGTTCACAATGAGTTGTCAGAACTTCAATGCACCACCTCTTACAGAACTCTTTGTACTCTGAAAGAGCCCTTTTAGTACATAAACAAAATTTGACACTGGCATGTTCTACAGGGCTCCCATCAACTCTGACAATTAATTCTGGCATTTGGTTTCTCTTCAGTGTCCAAGGATCACCTTCTCTGAAGTCATGATGGCCACATTCAACCTGAGCAGCTATAACCCCAGCTTCTTTATCTTAGTGGGGATCCCAGGGCTTGAGAAGTTCCACATCTGGATTGCGATTCCCTTCTGTGTTATCTACCTTGTGGCCATTGTGGGTAACTGTGTCCTGCTGTACCTCATTGCTGTGGAGCACAGCCTCCATGAGCCCATGTTCTTTTTCCTGTCCATGCTGGCCAAAACTGACCTCATTTTGTCATCTACAACAATGCCCAAATTACTCAGTAACCTCTGGTTTGGTGACAAGAAAATCACTTTCTCGGGCTGCCTCACCCAGATGTTCTTCCTCCATTTCAGCTTTGTTGTAGATTCTGCAATACTGTTGGCCATGGCCTATGACCGCTATGTGGCCATATGCTCCCCACTGAGATACACCACCATTCTGACCCACCAGGTCATCATCAAGATTGTGGTGGGAATCATCTTCAGGAGCTTCTGTGTCATCTTGCCAGATGTTTTCTTGCTAAAACGACTACCCTTCTGCCGAACACGCATCATCCCCCATACATACTGTGAACACATAGGTGTAGCTCGACTTTCTTGTGCTGACATCTCCATCAACATTTGGTATGGCTTTGCTGTGCCACTTATGACTGTAGTCTCTGACATTGTCCTCATTGCTGTCTCTTATACCATTATCCTGAGTGCAGTCTTTCGCCTCCCTTCTCGTGGTGCCCGCCAGAAGGCTTTGGGAACCTGTGGATCTCATGTCTGTGTCATCCTTATGTTCTATACCCCTGCCTTCTTCTCCATCCTTGCTCATCGCTTTGGACATGATGTCCCACGTCATGTCCTCATCTTATTTGCCAATTTTTATGTTGCTATTCCTCCAGCTCTTAATCCTATTGTCTATGGAGTAAAGACAAAGCAAATTCGAGATAAGATTCTTCTCCTGTTTTCTCCAAAGGGAACACAATGACATCTGACTATTGGAAGGGGATTAAGGGATGGATAAGGGGAAACCTAAAAAAAGCATCTTTTTTGATATTTTCCTAAAAAAGAGATAGACATCAAAGTTGCTTActattttcataaaattcaagAGTCTAATCCTACTGCAAAGAATGAACAGAATAGAGTTTGGAAAAATAGCAAGATTAAAGAAGATGATTTATTccaaaagagaaaatcaaggtTTTTTGTAATGACCAAGGATCATATTTGTGCTTGAGCCATATGTGTTGTGAACTTGTGGCTTGCTGAAATCAAAAGAAGTGATTATATGAGTCTGtcttttttctgtaaaatttAGCAGTAAGTGTTTTTCAAATAAGTGATTTTGTTATAAAAtggcaactagagaagaaaaatgaaagatagcCCAGGCACAAATTCACATATcttaagtcaaaattatttcaatGGAAGGTGAGGCTTtagtttgggttattttttttagtctttaatTTCAGAGTATGAGAACCAAGCTGTTGAAATAGAACTTTACACACTTCCCACTGGGGTTCTGGTTCATCCACATCTAAAAATGCTCTGCCTTAAGGCACCTTGCAAATTCTGTCATTGTAAATGCCCCAAACTGAGATTCTGGTAgacaaattaagaaaatatagTTTTCCTCATGACTATTGCATTTTTGGATCATAGCTAGTTCCCAGTATGGAGCTGGATGAAACCTACGAGCTCATATATTCCAagatccttattttacagaagaggacacTAAATTCTAGTGAAGTTAAATGTCTTCCTTGGGTTACACATCTAGCAAATGTCTGATTCAAACCTGCACCTTCTGACCACAAATCTTTCTCGTTGGTTGTCAACTAAATGGTGCAGAAAACAGAAtaagatttggactcaggaagacccaaattccaATCCTGAATCATATACTTACTGGTTTGTGTCACCTGGGGCAAATCGTTTAAcctctttctgcttcagtttcctaatctttgaAGGGGGCATAATAGTGCCCACTTCACCAAATTGTTGTAATGATCTAATGAGTTAACATatttaaagaactttgaaagcATTTaagtcatatatatgtgtgtgtgtatgcacaaatatatatatatatatgagactaAGTGGTATAAgtaataatgtaataatgtatatatatttttctatgtatgtgtgtatctatacaGAAAAGTCAGTGGTACAAAGAAAAGAGTACCATATCTGGActaaagaagacttgagttcaaatttgacctcagatacttattagtggggtgaccctgagcaagtcacttaatcctttttgcctcagtttcctcatttgtcagtTATTCAGAGGTAACTATGGCTTAGTGGTTAAGAGCACTTTtcttggaattaagaagacttaggttcaaatccagaatcagacactgtgtgtccttggacaagtcacttaatttccatatGCTTGAAAGGGAGTACTCATGGATCTGTACTCAACCTTGCCTTCCTTCAGCAATTTTTATCAGGAACTTGGAAAAATGTTACAATAACACAAAATTTGGAACATTGGGTTAAACAGTGAATGTGTCCAGATCCAAAATTATCTGGACAAACTACTATCTTAGACTGAACTTCAGAGTAGGACTATTGGAATAACCGTAAATTCTTATCCTTTACTTCAAAAAAATTAGCTTCACAAGTTCAAAGTGAAAGAAGGTTGGGTGGACAACAGTCTGTCTGCACCAGAA from Monodelphis domestica isolate mMonDom1 chromosome 4, mMonDom1.pri, whole genome shotgun sequence includes these protein-coding regions:
- the LOC100023083 gene encoding olfactory receptor 52H1-like codes for the protein MMATFNLSSYNPSFFILVGIPGLEKFHIWIAIPFCVIYLVAIVGNCVLLYLIAVEHSLHEPMFFFLSMLAKTDLILSSTTMPKLLSNLWFGDKKITFSGCLTQMFFLHFSFVVDSAILLAMAYDRYVAICSPLRYTTILTHQVIIKIVVGIIFRSFCVILPDVFLLKRLPFCRTRIIPHTYCEHIGVARLSCADISINIWYGFAVPLMTVVSDIVLIAVSYTIILSAVFRLPSRGARQKALGTCGSHVCVILMFYTPAFFSILAHRFGHDVPRHVLILFANFYVAIPPALNPIVYGVKTKQIRDKILLLFSPKGTQ